Proteins from one Deinococcota bacterium genomic window:
- a CDS encoding HAD-IIA family hydrolase, which yields MLAEQFDAFFLDLDGVVYLGDRPLPGAKAALERLRGLGKTLRFLTNDPRPTRLELAQRLAAMGIEVRPEEVISAGWATARYLRQHRLDAVCVIGSAGLAAEIRRLGLEVVAGPCAAVVVGCDESLSYHHLRRAAQLIEGGARFIATNADRSFPTPDGPYPATGAIVAAVQAATGQRPVVIGKPYPFMFHAALQDLDPALRVAMIGDNPLTDILGAHQLGLTGILIAERLSSFPSAGDFRLADATIADLTALFDPRVHARSWDKPRFLWPERVGAGVAAVVLDRDRMVLLVKRADNDLWGLPSGRVEPGETVEEAVRREVAEETGLEVRVERLIGVYSDPASQVFAYPSGEVVHFITCCFQCEVTGGELQADGVEALEAGFFRTDDLPQRLLTMHPEWLADALREEAPAFIR from the coding sequence CGCGCTCGAGCGCCTGCGCGGGCTGGGCAAGACGCTGCGCTTCCTGACCAACGATCCGCGTCCGACGCGCTTGGAGCTCGCTCAGCGGTTAGCGGCCATGGGGATCGAGGTCCGCCCCGAAGAGGTAATCAGCGCGGGCTGGGCCACGGCCCGCTATCTCCGTCAGCACCGCCTGGACGCCGTTTGCGTTATCGGCAGCGCCGGGCTCGCCGCCGAAATCCGCCGCTTGGGCCTTGAGGTCGTAGCAGGTCCCTGCGCCGCCGTTGTGGTCGGCTGCGACGAAAGCCTCTCCTACCATCATCTCCGGCGGGCCGCTCAGCTCATCGAGGGAGGAGCCCGCTTTATCGCCACCAACGCCGACCGCTCCTTTCCCACCCCGGACGGGCCGTATCCGGCGACAGGCGCTATCGTGGCCGCCGTTCAAGCGGCAACCGGCCAACGTCCGGTGGTCATCGGCAAGCCCTATCCGTTCATGTTTCACGCGGCCCTTCAGGACTTGGACCCGGCGTTGCGGGTGGCCATGATCGGCGACAACCCGCTCACGGACATTTTGGGAGCACATCAGCTCGGCCTGACGGGCATTCTCATCGCCGAGCGGCTTTCCTCGTTCCCCTCGGCTGGCGATTTTCGCCTTGCAGACGCGACCATTGCGGATTTGACGGCCCTTTTCGATCCCCGCGTTCACGCCCGGTCTTGGGACAAACCGCGATTCTTGTGGCCCGAGCGGGTAGGAGCGGGGGTAGCCGCCGTGGTCCTGGACCGCGACAGGATGGTCCTGCTGGTCAAACGAGCGGACAACGACCTCTGGGGCTTGCCTTCGGGGCGCGTCGAGCCTGGGGAGACGGTCGAGGAAGCGGTCAGGCGCGAGGTGGCTGAGGAGACAGGCCTGGAAGTGCGCGTGGAGCGGCTTATCGGCGTTTACTCCGACCCCGCTTCGCAAGTCTTCGCCTACCCCTCGGGCGAAGTCGTCCATTTCATCACCTGCTGTTTTCAGTGCGAGGTCACCGGTGGCGAGTTGCAAGCCGACGGCGTCGAGGCGCTCGAGGCGGGCTTCTTCCGCACCGACGACCTCCCGCAAAGGCTCCTGACCATGCACCCCGAGTGGCTCGCCGATGCGCTTCGGGAAGAGGCCCCGGCCTTCATCCGCTAG